One window of Candidatus Neomarinimicrobiota bacterium genomic DNA carries:
- a CDS encoding IS1595 family transposase, giving the protein MTMRNKYVRRSHISEKKFRQLVKLFSLDLDA; this is encoded by the coding sequence ATGACAATGAGAAACAAGTATGTTAGGCGTTCCCATATTTCCGAGAAGAAATTTAGACAATTGGTTAAGCTGTTTTCTTTGGATCTTGACGCC
- a CDS encoding sodium:alanine symporter family protein has product MNRSKSGLLAFGIILFLLYAFGLHSFEAVWSFPSERAIPLMVIALVGTGIFATIRLGWPQIKYLRHGVNVTRGIYDNPEDEGDLNHFRALTTALSATVGIGNIAGVATAIYYGGPGAIFWMWVTAFFGTTLKFAECSLSLKYREIDDQGFTAGGPMYTIENGMGKQWRWMAVAFAAFAIICSFATGNAIQSFTVSDQIYSEMSNILGPEHFLMVKHVIFNDFSVSIQQIINGLLMAGIVALVIIGGIKRIGHVTGYLAPGMALVYVSAASLIILANYDKIAESFMLIFQMAFNPPAAVAGTGGGILMTMLWGIKRGLYSNEAGQGSAAIAHSTAKTNYPIREGAVAMLGPFIDTLIICTMTGLVILSTGAWQHTAFFVNISAESKSIADAAIASGIFEGRELYNSSLLTSFAFKEGLSWLFGGGDKIVTLSVLLFAVSTAISWSFYGDRSTEYLFGSKAIKPYRWIFVLFVFLGGIASLEAVWAFGDAALGIMTFPNLISIIFLSGALKKMTGSYFAQKHVPYKK; this is encoded by the coding sequence ATGAATCGATCTAAATCCGGACTTTTAGCCTTCGGCATAATTCTTTTTCTTCTGTATGCATTTGGACTGCATTCTTTTGAAGCAGTTTGGTCTTTCCCATCAGAAAGAGCAATACCTTTAATGGTAATAGCACTCGTAGGAACCGGGATTTTTGCCACCATTCGTCTTGGTTGGCCACAAATAAAATATCTCCGGCATGGAGTCAATGTCACGCGAGGTATTTATGATAATCCCGAAGATGAAGGCGACTTGAATCATTTTCGTGCATTAACCACTGCTCTTTCTGCAACGGTTGGAATTGGAAATATTGCCGGCGTAGCTACCGCCATTTATTACGGTGGTCCGGGTGCGATATTTTGGATGTGGGTTACCGCATTTTTTGGAACCACGCTGAAGTTTGCAGAATGTTCTCTCTCTCTTAAATATCGTGAAATTGACGATCAAGGCTTTACAGCCGGCGGTCCGATGTACACCATCGAAAACGGAATGGGAAAACAATGGCGATGGATGGCAGTAGCCTTTGCAGCATTCGCCATTATTTGTTCCTTTGCAACCGGTAACGCTATTCAGTCCTTTACCGTGTCAGATCAGATTTATTCCGAAATGTCAAATATTCTTGGCCCTGAACATTTTCTTATGGTAAAACATGTCATTTTCAATGATTTTTCAGTTTCCATTCAGCAAATCATCAATGGACTTTTAATGGCAGGAATTGTTGCTCTTGTAATCATTGGAGGAATTAAACGAATCGGACACGTAACCGGTTATCTTGCCCCGGGGATGGCATTGGTTTATGTCAGTGCAGCATCTCTTATTATTTTAGCTAATTATGATAAAATCGCAGAAAGTTTTATGCTCATTTTCCAAATGGCATTTAATCCACCGGCAGCAGTAGCAGGCACGGGCGGTGGAATTTTAATGACCATGCTTTGGGGGATTAAACGCGGATTGTATTCGAATGAAGCCGGGCAAGGAAGCGCAGCAATTGCACATTCCACCGCAAAAACTAATTATCCAATCCGCGAAGGTGCCGTGGCTATGCTTGGACCCTTTATCGATACTTTGATTATTTGTACGATGACGGGATTGGTTATTCTTTCCACTGGCGCATGGCAACATACCGCATTCTTTGTGAATATATCAGCTGAAAGTAAATCAATAGCAGATGCAGCAATAGCTTCCGGGATATTTGAAGGAAGAGAATTATATAATAGCAGTCTCCTTACCTCCTTTGCATTTAAAGAAGGATTAAGTTGGCTTTTTGGAGGTGGGGACAAAATAGTCACACTTTCCGTCCTACTTTTCGCAGTTTCTACTGCCATCAGCTGGTCCTTTTATGGTGATAGATCAACAGAATATCTTTTTGGAAGCAAAGCTATCAAACCCTACAGATGGATTTTTGTATTATTTGTGTTTCTTGGAGGAATTGCGAGTCTTGAAGCGGTGTGGGCCTTTGGTGATGCTGCATTAGGAATCATGACATTTCCCAATTTGATTTCAATCATATTCTTATCCGGAGCATTGAAGAAAATGACGGGATCATACTTTGCTCAAAAACACGTCCCGTACAAAAAATAA
- a CDS encoding DNA internalization-related competence protein ComEC/Rec2, translated as MELFRKSPLVFIAIAVCNGIVVGKIFNVPLTMLSVLAILAFLLFVYSHYTTSEIAFLITIFILSLGYFELEENRLTRLRETLDSLHDQPVHYSGSVLNIQQTKKGQKIHLKNINLASEISFDNSFTYHVYLRGIHSILIGDTLSGQGEWMALSGRRNPGDFDFRSFYHRQNIFGKIFQDKYAIPSIDTLSEISIMRTMAQIRKDLNQTFHHYVGKPYAGLLSALITGERNDVDPEIKDHFIATGVVHVLAVSGLHVGYVLLVLIFITKILRIPWGWDRAVIWIGLLLFCLLTGGKASVIRACLMAGLYMLAPVINRPANIWNIIAAAALCLLLWDPLYLFNMGFQLSFTAVISIVFFYNYLNRVLPEFLQVPKMKNPVAKFFWGLFLVSFSAQIGTLPFTAIYFGKIPIIALIANIIIVPLIGVLVGIGFVISLFSWIPFVGEVYGQAAWFFGTIIDNLAAYFAGFKYGIIKTGSMPIYLVCVYVCSIIGTFLFMEKAFRKKGIIALLIGLNVAVWTPTFQHPAMDVIFLDVGQGDAALVRFQNGKTMLIDAGQRNRYQDSGTEMILPVLDYFNINKLDWIVMSHPHSDHIGGLISVLESIQVDSIWDTHMDYHSWTYKRILELAEENNTGIRKLISGEINRIDGNTAVEVFAPDTVFIKHESNVNNASIVMKLIHGENSFLFTGDLEHEGDAFLLSFGSVLKTDVLKVGHHGSITSTTQAFLNLAKPTWAVVSVGNKNKFNHPSPIVMERLSEKVSNIRRTDLHQAVWFKSDGEKIWEVDWR; from the coding sequence ATGGAATTATTCCGCAAGTCGCCTCTAGTGTTTATTGCCATTGCTGTTTGCAATGGAATTGTGGTTGGAAAGATTTTCAATGTGCCATTAACAATGTTAAGCGTCCTGGCAATTCTGGCGTTTCTTCTTTTTGTTTATTCTCATTATACAACGAGTGAGATCGCATTCCTGATTACTATTTTTATTCTATCTCTCGGCTATTTCGAATTAGAAGAAAACCGATTAACCCGATTAAGAGAAACGCTTGATTCTCTTCATGACCAACCCGTGCATTACAGTGGAAGCGTATTAAATATTCAACAAACCAAAAAAGGACAAAAGATCCATTTAAAAAATATCAATCTCGCATCTGAAATTAGTTTTGATAATTCCTTTACATATCATGTATATCTACGTGGAATCCATTCCATTCTAATTGGCGATACACTTTCCGGGCAGGGTGAATGGATGGCATTATCCGGACGAAGAAATCCCGGGGATTTTGATTTTCGTTCTTTTTATCATCGTCAAAATATTTTCGGGAAAATTTTTCAAGATAAATATGCAATTCCTTCAATAGATACACTTTCTGAAATTTCAATTATGAGGACAATGGCTCAGATTCGGAAAGATTTGAATCAAACGTTTCATCATTATGTTGGAAAACCTTACGCAGGATTGTTATCCGCACTTATCACAGGGGAACGGAATGATGTTGATCCTGAAATAAAAGACCATTTTATTGCAACAGGAGTGGTTCATGTATTGGCGGTATCCGGGCTTCATGTTGGTTATGTACTGCTCGTTCTCATTTTTATAACAAAAATACTTCGAATTCCTTGGGGTTGGGATCGTGCAGTCATTTGGATCGGATTGCTTCTTTTTTGTCTTTTAACAGGAGGAAAGGCAAGTGTAATTCGCGCTTGTTTAATGGCAGGTCTTTATATGTTGGCGCCGGTAATAAATCGTCCTGCTAATATATGGAATATTATTGCTGCGGCTGCACTTTGTTTACTTTTATGGGATCCTTTATATCTGTTTAATATGGGGTTTCAGTTGAGCTTTACTGCCGTCATTTCTATCGTATTTTTCTATAATTATTTGAATCGTGTTTTGCCGGAATTTCTACAAGTCCCTAAAATGAAAAATCCAGTTGCAAAATTTTTCTGGGGATTATTCCTAGTGTCATTTTCTGCGCAAATTGGAACCCTTCCATTTACGGCAATTTATTTCGGAAAAATTCCGATAATTGCTCTTATTGCCAATATAATAATTGTTCCGCTTATTGGAGTTTTAGTTGGCATTGGATTTGTAATTTCACTCTTTAGCTGGATTCCATTCGTTGGCGAAGTATATGGGCAGGCCGCATGGTTTTTTGGGACTATTATTGATAATTTAGCAGCGTATTTCGCCGGATTTAAATATGGTATTATTAAAACGGGAAGCATGCCAATTTATTTGGTGTGCGTCTATGTTTGTTCCATTATCGGCACTTTTCTTTTCATGGAAAAAGCGTTCAGAAAAAAAGGCATCATTGCACTTCTTATCGGTCTCAATGTCGCTGTATGGACTCCTACTTTTCAACATCCCGCGATGGATGTTATTTTTTTGGACGTCGGTCAAGGTGATGCTGCTCTTGTACGGTTTCAAAATGGAAAAACGATGTTAATCGATGCCGGACAGCGAAACCGATATCAAGATTCTGGAACGGAAATGATACTTCCGGTTTTGGATTATTTTAATATCAATAAATTGGATTGGATTGTGATGAGCCATCCGCATAGCGACCACATCGGAGGATTGATTTCTGTTTTGGAATCCATACAGGTCGATTCAATTTGGGATACGCACATGGATTACCATTCTTGGACATATAAACGTATTTTAGAATTGGCAGAAGAAAATAATACAGGAATTAGGAAATTAATCAGTGGAGAAATAAATCGGATTGATGGTAATACTGCCGTCGAAGTGTTTGCTCCGGACACAGTTTTTATAAAACACGAATCCAATGTGAATAATGCGAGCATTGTTATGAAATTGATACATGGGGAAAATTCTTTTCTATTTACCGGAGATTTGGAACATGAAGGCGATGCGTTTTTACTTTCTTTCGGTTCAGTGTTGAAAACCGATGTACTGAAAGTGGGACATCATGGCTCCATTACCAGCACGACTCAGGCATTTTTGAACTTAGCGAAACCTACCTGGGCCGTTGTGTCGGTTGGCAATAAAAATAAATTTAACCATCCATCTCCGATTGTTATGGAAAGGCTATCAGAGAAGGTATCAAATATCAGACGAACGGATTTGCACCAAGCAGTGTGGTTCAAATCTGATGGTGAAAAAATTTGGGAGGTGGATTGGAGGTAG
- a CDS encoding ribonuclease HII, with protein MMAIDPKYIAGVDEAGRGPLAGPVVASAVILKKDHGIEGLGDSKKLTPKRRQAAFELIMEKAENVGVGLVSSKQIDRTNILAATHKAMKMALGKLHPTPQLALIDGRPLRTNVIQNKGIVGGDGKIESIMAASIVAKVTRDKIMEQYDIVFPDYGFAKHKGYGTKLHMEALILHKACPIHRKSFAPVKANMPTMNWLKNEKKIGRLGEQLTALRLMKDGFRILEMNRTCGNHGELDIIARKNDLLVIVEVKSATKEQMGDLSLKVDHQKKQKLQNAIQHYLQKDEPKFKDIRLDVSTVLFMKGKPKIEFFRGVD; from the coding sequence ATGATGGCAATTGATCCAAAATATATCGCCGGGGTGGATGAAGCCGGCCGTGGACCTTTAGCGGGACCGGTAGTAGCAAGTGCTGTTATTCTGAAAAAAGATCATGGAATCGAAGGGCTTGGCGATTCTAAAAAACTAACCCCAAAACGCAGACAAGCAGCATTTGAACTTATTATGGAAAAAGCGGAAAATGTCGGCGTCGGATTGGTGAGTTCAAAACAAATAGATCGAACCAATATTCTTGCTGCCACGCATAAAGCAATGAAAATGGCATTGGGTAAATTACATCCTACTCCCCAATTGGCATTGATTGATGGAAGACCGCTCAGGACAAATGTGATCCAGAATAAAGGAATTGTTGGCGGGGATGGAAAAATTGAATCCATTATGGCTGCATCCATTGTGGCGAAAGTAACCAGAGATAAAATCATGGAACAGTACGATATTGTTTTTCCGGATTATGGTTTTGCAAAACATAAGGGATACGGCACAAAACTGCACATGGAAGCACTTATATTACATAAAGCGTGTCCCATTCATCGGAAATCTTTTGCGCCGGTAAAAGCAAATATGCCAACCATGAATTGGCTGAAAAATGAAAAGAAAATTGGTCGTCTTGGCGAACAGCTAACTGCCCTCAGATTAATGAAGGATGGGTTTCGCATTCTTGAAATGAACCGCACCTGCGGCAATCATGGCGAGTTGGATATCATTGCTAGAAAAAATGATTTACTGGTTATTGTGGAAGTGAAATCTGCAACAAAGGAACAAATGGGGGATTTGTCACTTAAAGTTGATCATCAGAAAAAACAAAAATTACAAAATGCTATTCAGCATTATTTGCAAAAGGATGAACCAAAATTCAAAGATATCCGACTGGATGTAAGCACCGTATTATTTATGAAAGGAAAACCAAAAATTGAGTTTTTCCGTGGCGTGGATTGA
- the lepB gene encoding signal peptidase I, translated as MTKNKLIREIRSIAILVTIVLLLKVTIMESYIVPTGSMERTIMTGDFLIGNRFVYGMRTPDWLGIIWTDIGFDIPYVRFPAFKKPGQGDVIIFKYPRDTHQKYVKRLIAGPGDSLEIKSKKVYVNGDEFILPKHGRFQMPLISKSYSQPDIFLANGSNKDHYPTIRIPAKGDRIPINNETNWRYLLPLMMMEGHTAELNKGTVNYQFDLTDPYDLRRRGKKENVLRQYREFDENGTKLNPWSGVLTHSDFQYLVIDGKPIQELSEYVLTEDYYWAMGDNRDDSLDSRYWGFVPHKYILGEALFVFMSLDLDSWIPRLNRIGTVIR; from the coding sequence ATGACAAAAAATAAATTAATCCGGGAAATTCGATCCATTGCGATTCTAGTGACGATTGTATTGCTTTTAAAGGTGACAATCATGGAATCATACATTGTGCCGACGGGAAGCATGGAACGCACAATTATGACGGGCGATTTTTTAATCGGTAACCGTTTTGTATATGGAATGCGCACACCTGATTGGTTGGGTATTATTTGGACAGATATTGGGTTTGATATTCCATATGTACGATTTCCAGCATTTAAAAAACCCGGACAGGGCGATGTGATTATATTTAAATATCCCAGAGATACCCACCAAAAATATGTCAAACGATTGATAGCAGGCCCGGGTGATTCTCTTGAAATAAAATCTAAAAAAGTATATGTGAATGGGGATGAATTTATTCTTCCAAAGCATGGGCGATTCCAAATGCCTTTAATTTCTAAATCTTATAGCCAACCAGATATTTTCCTTGCAAACGGATCGAACAAAGATCATTATCCTACAATCCGGATACCGGCAAAAGGGGACCGCATCCCAATAAACAATGAAACAAATTGGCGATATTTGCTTCCACTTATGATGATGGAAGGTCATACGGCGGAACTAAATAAAGGAACCGTGAATTACCAATTTGATTTAACAGATCCCTACGATCTTAGACGAAGGGGGAAGAAAGAAAACGTACTTCGTCAGTATCGTGAATTTGATGAAAATGGAACCAAATTAAATCCATGGTCCGGAGTGTTGACACATTCAGATTTTCAATATCTTGTCATTGATGGCAAACCCATTCAGGAATTGAGTGAATATGTTTTAACGGAAGATTATTATTGGGCAATGGGTGATAATCGGGACGATAGTTTGGATAGCAGGTATTGGGGATTTGTCCCGCATAAATATATTCTTGGGGAAGCATTGTTTGTTTTCATGTCTCTCGATTTGGATAGTTGGATACCAAGATTGAACCGGATTGGAACGGTGATTCGCTAA
- a CDS encoding DUF309 domain-containing protein: MKFTSKHIQMINEGIDSFNGFQYDIAHTIWEQVWKEMRTNDNRYCLKGLIQISGSYLKCYFKKGDASEYLLRRAKINIYKYISELNQFIESDSLITDIDLLLKNKITIKVFHKVQIKKRGRLHNDLGTR, translated from the coding sequence ATGAAATTCACATCCAAACATATTCAAATGATTAATGAAGGAATCGATTCTTTTAATGGTTTCCAATATGATATTGCTCATACGATTTGGGAGCAAGTTTGGAAGGAGATGCGAACGAATGACAATCGCTATTGTTTAAAAGGATTAATCCAAATTTCCGGATCTTATTTGAAATGTTATTTTAAGAAAGGCGACGCATCTGAGTACTTGCTTAGAAGGGCAAAAATAAATATATACAAATATATTTCTGAGCTGAATCAGTTTATTGAAAGTGATTCATTAATTACAGATATTGATTTATTGCTGAAGAATAAGATAACAATTAAAGTATTCCATAAAGTACAAATAAAAAAGCGGGGCAGACTTCACAATGACCTCGGAACAAGGTGA
- a CDS encoding NAD(P)-dependent glycerol-3-phosphate dehydrogenase, with product MKITVFGCGTWGGVMANYLYLKGHDVSIWQRKGSTLNHLVKTRQHPKLTDLHFQDSIDIQSNISVGSSSDLWALAVPSSAMRTLVRQLKEIYNPNQLIVNLTKGLEEESLMTMSEVISEELNADPNHIVSLYGPSHAEEVFLQLPTTLVCASKSIETATTVRNIFSSSTLRIYSNSDVLGVELGGSLKNVIAIAAGICDGIGFGDNTKAALMVRGSKEIARLGKAMHASELTFHGLSGIGDLIVTCISKYSRNRFVGEEIGKGKSLKNVLKNLGMIAEGVTTAKSVMSIQNKYKIELPICSAVFDVLFENKNPKTAVTDLMNRSLRHEEI from the coding sequence ATGAAAATAACAGTATTTGGCTGTGGCACCTGGGGTGGCGTTATGGCAAACTATCTTTATTTAAAAGGACATGATGTTTCGATTTGGCAGCGGAAAGGATCAACATTAAATCATCTTGTCAAAACGAGGCAACATCCTAAGCTCACTGATTTACATTTCCAGGATTCCATTGATATTCAATCCAATATATCTGTTGGGTCATCCTCGGATTTATGGGCGTTAGCGGTTCCAAGTAGTGCAATGAGAACCCTAGTACGGCAGCTTAAGGAAATCTATAATCCGAATCAACTTATTGTTAATCTCACTAAAGGTTTAGAGGAAGAATCATTGATGACGATGAGTGAAGTCATTTCTGAAGAATTAAATGCCGATCCAAATCATATTGTGAGTCTATATGGCCCAAGCCATGCAGAGGAAGTATTTCTTCAGCTTCCTACAACATTAGTTTGTGCCTCAAAATCCATTGAAACCGCAACTACAGTTCGGAATATTTTTTCATCATCAACTTTAAGAATCTATTCCAATTCAGATGTTTTAGGAGTAGAATTAGGCGGATCGTTAAAAAATGTCATTGCAATTGCAGCAGGAATTTGTGACGGAATTGGATTTGGGGATAATACAAAAGCGGCATTAATGGTAAGGGGTTCTAAAGAAATTGCACGGTTGGGGAAGGCAATGCATGCATCCGAATTGACGTTTCATGGTCTTAGCGGCATTGGCGATCTTATTGTAACCTGTATTAGTAAATATAGCCGAAACAGGTTTGTTGGCGAAGAAATCGGTAAAGGTAAATCACTTAAAAATGTATTAAAGAATTTGGGGATGATTGCCGAAGGTGTGACGACAGCAAAATCTGTCATGAGTATTCAAAACAAATATAAAATAGAACTTCCAATCTGTTCGGCGGTCTTTGATGTTCTCTTTGAGAATAAAAATCCTAAAACAGCAGTAACTGATCTAATGAATCGATCCCTTAGACATGAAGAGATATGA
- a CDS encoding tetratricopeptide repeat protein: MLKPKRQTYQKELKKDPLLEGVNALQHNIETNSKIYGRAIIGVLAVILVVIIVSRNMSAKSEEAQIVLNRAMVLFEQGDLDNALLEFEALYDEFGSTGSGKLSAYYLGRLYFDRREMDLAQSYMTDYVNNPEMQMLTASAYSILGKLAELDKNLTSAKTHYQNAVKYSTMETDRNHHSLSLAAVHIVENESSEALNILDNIIQESNPNNPIRAKAERLKGQL, from the coding sequence ATGTTAAAACCAAAAAGACAAACGTATCAAAAAGAGTTAAAAAAAGATCCACTTCTTGAAGGTGTAAATGCACTACAGCACAACATTGAAACGAATTCGAAAATATACGGTAGAGCGATTATTGGAGTGCTTGCAGTTATATTAGTTGTCATAATTGTATCAAGAAATATGAGCGCAAAATCAGAGGAAGCTCAGATCGTTTTGAATAGGGCAATGGTTCTATTTGAACAAGGCGATTTGGATAATGCTCTCTTAGAGTTTGAAGCATTGTATGATGAATTTGGAAGTACAGGAAGCGGAAAATTATCAGCATATTATTTGGGACGATTATATTTTGACCGTCGCGAAATGGATTTAGCACAATCATATATGACAGATTATGTTAACAACCCCGAAATGCAAATGCTTACAGCTTCAGCCTATTCCATTTTAGGAAAACTTGCAGAATTGGACAAAAATCTTACATCAGCAAAAACACATTACCAAAACGCAGTAAAATACAGCACAATGGAAACTGACCGAAATCATCATAGTTTATCTTTGGCTGCGGTGCATATTGTTGAAAACGAATCTTCGGAAGCTTTAAATATTTTGGATAACATTATACAGGAAAGCAATCCCAATAATCCTATCCGTGCTAAAGCAGAACGTTTGAAGGGTCAATTATAG
- the nusA gene encoding transcription termination factor NusA yields MINRELIDFFADVARSKNVERSELGTILEQLFLYIIEKERGEASNVSVIVNLDKGEIEIFAEKEIVDEVMDPVLEISLEEAQKIEPDLEIGDSYVEVIEAEQFGRRMVHSAKQFFSQRLLDIEKQNIYEDYANRIGEIIIGTVRQVHRDRVFVNIEQAELIMPRKEQISTERYRRGDTIRALIKSVEVTPKGPEIIVSRSDNHFLYKLFEMEVPEIEDGFIEITAIARQSGERAKIIVKSSDRRIDPVGACVGMRGSRIQAIVRELDNEKIDIVNSSDQPEVLISRALSPAKPINLFIEDQSKYCVAIFDDDDLDIAIGRGGVNINLASKVTQYRIDAYGEKEYQKRSDAQKTSLIDVPDFPKIAAKSLEKIEILTVGDLDSAEDDVLDDLLKDEVLEKVYDTVDEFIKEAVKPDIEEEEVELPEEIQLENNGDEDSEEISKSKDPVPENADEKETSKEEIDEESTQDESEEKSKTDEPTEDNSAITEKESSEIPENEKIEETA; encoded by the coding sequence GTGATAAACAGAGAATTAATTGATTTTTTCGCAGATGTTGCGAGAAGTAAGAATGTCGAAAGATCTGAACTAGGAACCATTTTAGAACAATTATTCCTTTATATCATTGAGAAGGAAAGGGGTGAAGCCTCTAATGTGAGTGTCATTGTAAATCTTGATAAAGGTGAAATCGAAATTTTTGCAGAAAAAGAGATTGTAGATGAAGTGATGGACCCTGTTTTGGAAATTTCTCTTGAGGAAGCACAAAAGATTGAACCCGATCTTGAAATTGGCGATTCTTACGTAGAAGTCATTGAAGCTGAACAGTTTGGACGTCGAATGGTTCATTCTGCTAAGCAGTTTTTCAGTCAACGGCTTTTGGACATTGAAAAGCAAAACATCTATGAAGATTATGCCAACCGAATTGGAGAAATTATTATTGGCACAGTTCGGCAAGTTCATCGGGATCGCGTCTTTGTAAATATTGAACAGGCAGAATTAATCATGCCCCGAAAAGAACAAATTTCAACAGAACGTTACCGTAGAGGTGATACAATTCGAGCATTGATAAAATCTGTAGAAGTGACTCCAAAAGGTCCGGAAATTATTGTTTCACGTAGTGATAATCATTTTCTTTACAAATTGTTTGAAATGGAAGTACCGGAAATTGAAGACGGATTTATTGAAATTACCGCAATTGCTCGTCAATCCGGAGAACGAGCGAAAATAATTGTGAAATCTTCCGATCGAAGGATTGATCCGGTTGGAGCCTGTGTTGGAATGAGAGGAAGTAGAATCCAAGCCATTGTTAGAGAATTGGATAATGAAAAAATCGACATTGTTAATTCAAGCGATCAGCCTGAGGTATTAATTTCTCGAGCCTTATCCCCAGCAAAACCCATTAATCTATTTATCGAGGATCAAAGCAAATACTGTGTTGCAATTTTTGATGATGACGATTTGGATATTGCGATAGGACGTGGAGGTGTAAATATCAACTTGGCATCTAAAGTGACCCAATATAGAATTGACGCTTACGGAGAAAAAGAATATCAGAAACGATCTGATGCCCAAAAAACGTCTCTAATTGATGTTCCGGATTTTCCGAAGATAGCTGCAAAATCATTAGAAAAAATCGAAATTTTAACCGTTGGAGACCTCGATTCAGCAGAAGATGATGTTTTGGATGATTTGTTAAAAGATGAAGTACTTGAAAAAGTATATGATACAGTGGATGAATTCATAAAAGAGGCTGTTAAGCCAGATATTGAAGAAGAAGAAGTCGAATTACCGGAAGAAATTCAGCTAGAAAATAATGGAGATGAAGATTCTGAAGAAATTAGCAAATCCAAAGATCCAGTACCAGAAAACGCAGATGAAAAAGAGACTTCTAAAGAAGAAATAGATGAAGAATCGACTCAAGATGAATCTGAAGAAAAATCAAAAACTGACGAACCTACTGAGGATAATAGTGCAATAACTGAAAAGGAATCTTCGGAAATTCCTGAAAACGAAAAAATTGAGGAGACGGCATAA